From one Magnolia sinica isolate HGM2019 chromosome 18, MsV1, whole genome shotgun sequence genomic stretch:
- the LOC131232639 gene encoding uncharacterized protein LOC131232639 isoform X2 — MPRRKERTLKELYDLTDKLSEPEAFLKGCCRIQGPGDELDQDLRPNTEVSAEKKFGKVSLFENVCMRAESGTCNVCAAPCSSCMHFNRTVSVMESKIEDDFSHEICKGKEPLFKSRACDDRQHATSEASNLFSASSSHDSLSENAESKATMRTCDTSDAFEDVDMLPKFSSGSNLGEGKLHTTQCNTVAQSAVTSHVSIPSALGQRTLRQGEEHQGPECHGDNISCVTGVKDGNLPVSSPNVDSNRKKVSYSAASTSSFVVGGSEEAEKAVQVQNAPGCLTDSHHEIEESKHNSLRPSISTKDTSQKKRSGFSSATDGVSECPSSKDVCEGGGMQKSQLPHSHSESKSFSRGDPRDVEENSSSQLQAGPSECSTEHLESSLAGQVTISSGDGQKKSAAVNSSNIIHSSIEDGKENLGRANSSPGALMKIHPCSETEIDTDGRDPRAESMKHSDVNQQFEKSKAVFEASDKQGTTLQSPISNSEHSGSDIVEDDVKVCDICGDAGREEMLAICSRCSDGAEHIYCMRIMLDKVPDGDWLCEECQLKDAEKQNLDKIETEPAAPKAPSLSEKSQSSNPKLLLKLDAKAQEEEADQATKVITSPRLSTKRHAESLEVTSLSKKVAIETSTGLPGMAILSKKSELSRESSFKHLDAGKVKAAHSVPSSGSHAANGSQETSHSLSTAGPNASKSQGQLQSPRGPLSRSSTFNSLPSKPKVKQLSEDFSLKQKLARESSISGTRKDGLTRTIGKSMSFKSTSLSHLNSESKAKILSPNLSRDVDLRGLKQGKEQTVIERKNSFRSDRPVVSSSSAAVISTSLPKFDLKNSIRGETIPSHSLVNNSHDPKATQRDANRHNSSKPAVLIANKGSENVIAHDGCEAKKQSSLAHGLGTPSSNGICSSEDQKSCQVGPKEDATANSSSAADKFCGGPDVHMTDVPPQSRESTNRDGKPKDASALSWLRQTVSSGSKNIRCHRCNEMGHDAQLCKAGSIQVSALKPSAVKNLREVTNKSSKWKGAVAAVSRTKMHKNDRLPDQSDELPMSSTNMSCEVAFKDQLSSSSGCVANLPSPGGTVLRKEALRRSVADSSKATTIVNVKQQGAHATEAVCAPREADLNVVPTISDETKLKPSMINLPIQAPAVANPSRISAIPEHDHIWHGSFEVQRSGRLPDFYDGIQAHMSTCASPKVLEVVKNFPSRVRLEEAPRLTSWPMQFQGNCTTEDNIALYFFARDLESYERNYKKLLQNMSENDLALKGNVDGIELLIFPSNQLPEKSQRWNRLFFLWAVFRERKWNCSESLADSHKKLCGATLDAEPTEQDLPTPVTDKELSRYDRSPEARVVKSSIGDLPSLSSSGRVEGNCYTKESSLDQRSLSYHEFNQSSVVEKHTPDRHTSCSFPEIRPSVSASQQASLPATSPLLRITTNDAQLCSEVKGNSASLKEVYRDSKSGNSTELRPCVQAASVQIDLNKGKAVPMYLDTSNCGQASFTSSSPDRRSASSDCLKIFSSSSLVQEAGAEGSGGQENLKDLDREKSMNNSTCLESDKHGDLIMKEQSSWELRSSRKRLHPNSSEMVSEASGILLNRESRTMPWGGKAERIQIDGENECKKMKAYNDSCVGSSTREQILGEGFSSKMLGMDPGFLKEQKGDCVYDYNMPESSKAAEMFFFPVDTSPISNCKSGNSAQWKILQSDRDPPELDIPNLELALGAKKKPSKPGFFPLFPGSIDEKSSQNKLPDPPVDDGDDELSSSLSLSLAFPFPVKEQSAKSAPKTEQLLPETHHVNTSLLLFGGFPDT, encoded by the exons GAAGTTTCAGCTGAGAAAAAGTTTGGCAAGGTTTCTCTCTTTGAGAATGTTTGTATGAGAGCAGAATCTGGGACATGTAACGTTTGTGCCGCTCCTTGCTCATCTTGTATGCATTTCAATCGAACTGTATCGGTTATGGAATCAaaaattgaggatgatttttcCCATGAAATCTGTAAGGGAAAGGAACCACTTTTTAAGAGCAGAGCATGTGATGACCGGCAGCATGCCACCAGTGAAGCCAGTAACTTATTCAGTGCCAGTTCAAGTCATGATTCATTATCTGAAAATGCTGAAAGTAAAGCAACGATGAGGACATGTGACACATCTGATGCATTCGAAGATGTTGACATGCTACCAAAATTTTCATCTGGCAGCAACCTTGGGGAAGGTAAGCTGCACACCACACAATGCAATACTGTTGCTCAAAGTGCTGTCACTTCTCATGTAAGCATACCATCTGCATTGGGTCAAAGAACCTTGAGACAAGGTGAGGAGCACCAGGGGCCAGAATGTCATGGCGATAATATATCATGCGTTACTGGAGTCAAAGATGGAAATTTACCAGTCAGCAGCCCTAATGTCGACTCAAACAGGAAGAAAGTATCATACAGTGCTGCTTCGACTAGTAGCTTTGTTGTGGGAGGCTCTGAAGAGGCTGAAAAGGCAGTTCAAGTTCAAAATGCTCCCGGTTGTTTGACTGATTCTCATCATGAAATAGAAGAGAGCAAGCACAATTCCTTGAGGCCAAGTATATCCACTAAAGACACTTCTCAGAAAAAGAGGTCTGGCTTCAGTTCGGCAACTGATGGTGTATCAGAGTGCCCTTCTTCAAAAGATGTTTGTGAAGGCGGTGGGATGCAGAAATCACAGCTTCCACATTCTCATTCCGAAAGCAAATCATTCTCTCGTGGAGATCCCAGAGATGTGGAAGAAAATTCAAGTTCCCAGCTCCAGGCAGGACCTTCTGAATGCTCCACTGAACATTTGGAATCTTCGTTGGCAGGACAAGTGACAATTTCTAGTGGTGATGGGCAGAAGAAATCTGCTGCAGTCAACTCTTCTAATATTATCCATTCAAGTATTGAAGATGGTAAAGAAAATCTTGGCAGAGCCAATTCTTCGCCTGGTGCTTTGATGAAAATTCATCCATGCTCTGAAACTGAAATTGACACGGATGGTAGGGACCCTCGGGCCGAATCTATGAAACATTCAGATGTAAACCAACAATTTGAAAAATCCAAAGCTGTGTTTGAAGCATCTGATAAACAGGGTACGACATTACAATCTCCTATCTCCAACAGTGAGCATTCGGGATCAGATATTGTGGAGGATGAT GTAAAAGTCTGCGATATATGTGGAGATGCAGGTCGTGAGGAGATGCTTGCTATTTGTAGCAGATGTAGTGATGGTGCAGAGCACAT CTATTGCATGCGAATAATGCTGGATAAAGTTCCGGATGGTGATTGGCTATGTGAAGAATGCCAGCTCAAGGACGCTGAAAAACAAAATCTGGATAAGATTGAAACAGAACCAGCAGCACCGAAGGCGCCTTCCTTGAGTGAAAAAAGTCAAAGCTCCAACCCGAAGCTTTTGCTAAAGTTGGATGCCAAAGCACAGGAAGAAGAAGCAGACCAGGCCACAAAAGTTATCACAAGTCCCCGGCTCTCCACTAAAAGACATGCCGAAAGTCTGGAGGTCACTTCTCTGTCAAAGAAAGTAGCTATTGAAACAAGTACTGGGTTGCCTGGGATGGCCATCCTGAGCAAGAAATCTGAATTGTCTAGAGAGAGTTCATTCAAGCACTTGGATGCGGGGAAAGTAAAGGCTGCCCATTCAGTACCTTCATCTGGAAGTCACGCTGCCAATGGTTCTCAGGAGActtctcattctctttctacTGCTGGTCCTAATGCATCAAAGTCACAAGGACAACTTCAGTCACCTCGGG GTCCTCTTTCAAGATCATCTACCTTCAACAGCTTACCCTCAAAACCCAAAGTCAAACAGCTATCAGAAGATTTTTCTCTAAAGCAAAAATTGGCAAGAGAGTCTTCTATTAGTGGCACAAGAAAAGATGGATTAACAAGGACAATTGGCAAATCAATGTCCTTCAAAAGCACAAGCTTAAGCCACTTAAATTCCGAGTCAAAAGCTAAAATTCTGTCACCTAATCTCTCTCGTGATGTGGATCTAAGAGGCTTGAAGCAAGGGAAAGAACAAACGGTAATAGAAAGGAAGAATTCTTTTAGATCGGATCGCCCTGTGGTCAGTTCGTCATCAGCGGCTGTTATCAGCACGTCTCTTCCGAAGTTTGATTTGAAAAATTCAATACGTGGTGAAACCATACCATCACATTCCTTGGTGAACAATTCCCATGATCCAAAGGCTACACAACGCGATGCAAATCGACATAATTCATCCAAACCAGCTGTTCTGATTGCTAATAAAGGATCAGAAAATGTGATTGCCCATG ATGGATGTGAAGCAAAGAAGCAATCTTCTCTAGCCCACGGTCTTGGGACTCCCTCTTCTAATGGCATATGCAGTTCTGAGGATCAAAAATCATGCCAAGTTGGCCCTAAGGAAGATGCAACGGCAAATTCTTCATCGGCTGCTGATAAATTTTGTGGTGGCCCTGATGTGCATATGACAGATGTCCCACCTCAATCCCGGGAATCCACCAACCGAGATGGAAAACCCAAGGATGCTTCTGCTTTGAGCTGGTTGAGGCAGACAGTTTCATCTGGAAGTAAAAATATCCGATGCCATAGATGTAATGAAATGGGCCACGATGCACAACTCTGCAAAGCTGGCTCTATACAGGTTTCTGCTCTTAAGCCTTCTGCTGTAAAGAACTTGAGGGAGGTGACCAACAAAAGCAGCAAGTGGAAGGGTGCAGTAGCGGCAGTATCAAGGActaaaatgcataaaaatgatagACTGCCTGATCAATCTGATGAGTTACCCATGTCAAGTACTAATATGAGCTGTGAAGTTGCTTTCAAAGATCAATTGTCAAGTTCTTCAGGTTGTGTGGCGAATTTGCCTTCCCCAGGTGGGACAGTTTTGCGGAAGGAGGCTTTGAGGCGCTCTGTAGCTGATTCCAGTAAAGCTACAACTATTGTCAATGTTAAGCAGCAAGGTGCACATGCAACAGAAGCAGTTTGTGCTCCCAGAGAAGCAGATCTGAATGTTGTTCCTACCATTTCAGATGAAACTAAGCTGAAGCCTTCCATGATAAACTTGCCTATTCAAGCTCCTGCAGTTGCCAATCCTTCAAGAATTTCAGCCATTCCAGAGCATGACCACATATGGCA TGGCAGTTTTGAAGTGCAGAGAAGTGGAAGACTTCCTGACTTCTATGATGGGATTCAAGCTCACATGTCAACTTGTGCATCACCAAAAGTTCTCGAAGTGGTGAAAAACTTCCCTTCCAGAGTTCGGTTGGAGGAAGCTCCTCGACTGACCTCATGGCCCATGCAGTTCCAGGGAAACTGCACCACAGAAGATAACATTGCTCTCTACTTCTTTGCCAGAGATCTTGAGAG TTACGAAAGAAATTACAAGAAGCTGTTGCAAAATATGTCTGAGAATGATTTAGCTCTCAAAGGAAACGTTGATGGAATTGAGCTTCTGATATTCCCATCAAACCAGCTACCTGAGAAATCCCAGC GTTGGAATAGATTATTCTTCCTCTGGGCCGTATTCAGAGAAAGAAAATGGAACTGTTCAGAATCCCTCGCTGACTCTCACAAGAAGCTTTGCGGAGCCACCTTGGATGCAGAGCCCACAGAACAGGATTTGCCCACCCCTGTCACTGATAAGGAATTGTCCAGATATGACAGATCTCCCGAAGCAAGAGTTGTAAAGTCGAGCATTGGAGATTTACCATCATTATCATCTTCTGGACGAGTGGAAGGGAACTGTTAcacaaaagaatcatctcttgatCAGAGGTCTTTGAGTTATCATGAATTTAATCAGTCTTCAGTTGTGGAGAAACATACGCCAGACAGGCACACTTCATGTTCATTTCCTGAAATCCGCCCATCAGTAAGTGCTAGCCAGCAGGCTAGTCTACCTGCGACAAGTCCATTGTTAAGGATAACAACAAATGATGCCCAGTTGTGCTCAGAAGTGAAAGGGAACAGCGCTTCATTG AAAGAAGTCTATAGAGATTCCAAAAGCGGAAACAGTACTGAGCTTCGACCTTGTGTTCAAGCAGCTAGTGTACAAATAGATCTTAATAAAGGTAAAGCTGTACCAATGTACTTGGATACTTCCAATTGCGGACAAGCAAGTTTTACTTCAAGTTCACCAGATAGGCGAAGTGCTTCATCTGACTGTTTGAAGATATTCAGTTCATCTTCTCTTGTTCAAGAAGCAGGTGCTGAGGGCAGTGGAGGCCAGGAGAACTTGAAGGACTTGGATAGAGAGAAGTCGATGAATAATAGCACTTGTTTAGAGAGTGACAAGCATGGAGATCTAATAATGAAAGAACAGAGCAGCTGGGAGTTGCGATCCAGCAGAAAACGTCTGCACCCAAATTCTTCAGAGATGGTCTCAGAAGCTTCTGGAATATTGTTGAACCGGGAAAGTCGGACAATGCCATGGGGAGGGAAGGCAGAGCGCATACAGATTGATGGGGAGAATGAATGCAAGAAAATGAAGGCCTACAATGATTCGTGTGTCGGGAGCAGTACTAGAGAGCAGATTTTGGGAGAAGGGTTTTCTTCAAAGATGCTTGGCATGGATCCTGGCTTCCTGAAGGAGCAGAAAGGTGACTGTGTTTATGACTACAATATGCCTGAGAGCTCGAAAGCTGCTGAAATGTTCTTCTTTCCAGTGGATACGAGTCCCATCAGCAACTGCAAATCGGGCAACTCCGCACAATGGAAAATACTTCAATCAGACAGGGACCCACCAGAACTTGACATTCCAAATCTCGAACTTGCATTGGGGGCCAAGAAGAAACCATCAAAACCAGGTTTCTTTCCTTTGTTTCCTGGGTCAATTGATGAGAAGAGCAGCCAAAACAAACTGCCAGATCCGCCAgtggatgatggtgatgatgagctGTCTTCATCACTTTCTCTCTCCCTAGCATTTCCTTTCCCTGTGAAGGAACAATCTGCAAAATCAGCTCCAAAGACAGAGCAGCTCTTGCCTGAGACACACCATGTGAACACATCGCTGTTGCTCTTTGGCGGCTTTCCCGACACTTGA
- the LOC131232639 gene encoding uncharacterized protein LOC131232639 isoform X4 produces the protein MPRRKERTLKELYDLTDKLSEPEITPVLKGCCRIQGPGDELDQDLRPNTEVSAEKKFGKVSLFENVCMRAESGTCNVCAAPCSSCMHFNRTVSVMESKIEDDFSHEICKGKEPLFKSRACDDRQHATSEASNLFSASSSHDSLSENAESKATMRTCDTSDAFEDVDMLPKFSSGSNLGEGKLHTTQCNTVAQSAVTSHVSIPSALGQRTLRQGEEHQGPECHGDNISCVTGVKDGNLPVSSPNVDSNRKKVSYSAASTSSFVVGGSEEAEKAVQVQNAPGCLTDSHHEIEESKHNSLRPSISTKDTSQKKRSGFSSATDGVSECPSSKDVCEGGGMQKSQLPHSHSESKSFSRGDPRDVEENSSSQLQAGPSECSTEHLESSLAGQVTISSGDGQKKSAAVNSSNIIHSSIEDGKENLGRANSSPGALMKIHPCSETEIDTDGRDPRAESMKHSDVNQQFEKSKAVFEASDKQGTTLQSPISNSEHSGSDIVEDDVKVCDICGDAGREEMLAICSRCSDGAEHIYCMRIMLDKVPDGDWLCEECQLKDAEKQNLDKIETEPAAPKAPSLSEKSQSSNPKLLLKLDAKAQEEEADQATKVITSPRLSTKRHAESLEVTSLSKKVAIETSTGLPGMAILSKKSELSRESSFKHLDAGKVKAAHSVPSSGSHAANGSQETSHSLSTAGPNASKSQGQLQSPRGPLSRSSTFNSLPSKPKVKQLSEDFSLKQKLARESSISGTRKDGLTRTIGKSMSFKSTSLSHLNSESKAKILSPNLSRDVDLRGLKQGKEQTVIERKNSFRSDRPVVSSSSAAVISTSLPKFDLKNSIRGETIPSHSLVNNSHDPKATQRDANRHNSSKPAVLIANKGSENVIAHDGCEAKKQSSLAHGLGTPSSNGICSSEDQKSCQVGPKEDATANSSSAADKFCGGPDVHMTDVPPQSRESTNRDGKPKDASALSWLRQTVSSGSKNIRCHRCNEMGHDAQLCKAGSIQVSALKPSAVKNLREVTNKSSKWKGAVAAVSRTKMHKNDRLPDQSDELPMSSTNMSCEVAFKDQLSSSSGCVANLPSPGGTVLRKEALRRSVADSSKATTIVNVKQQGAHATEAVCAPREADLNVVPTISDETKLKPSMINLPIQAPAVANPSRISAIPEHDHIWHGSFEVQRSGRLPDFYDGIQAHMSTCASPKVLEVVKNFPSRVRLEEAPRLTSWPMQFQGNCTTEDNIALYFFARDLESYERNYKKLLQNMSENDLALKGNVDGIELLIFPSNQLPEKSQRWNRLFFLWAVFRERKWNCSESLADSHKKLCGATLDAEPTEQDLPTPVTDKELSRYDRSPEARVVKSSIGDLPSLSSSGRVEGNCYTKESSLDQRSLSYHEFNQSSVVEKHTPDRHTSCSFPEIRPSVSASQQASLPATSPLLRITTNDAQLCSEVKGNSASLKEVYRDSKSGNSTELRPCVQAASVQIDLNKGAEGSGGQENLKDLDREKSMNNSTCLESDKHGDLIMKEQSSWELRSSRKRLHPNSSEMVSEASGILLNRESRTMPWGGKAERIQIDGENECKKMKAYNDSCVGSSTREQILGEGFSSKMLGMDPGFLKEQKGDCVYDYNMPESSKAAEMFFFPVDTSPISNCKSGNSAQWKILQSDRDPPELDIPNLELALGAKKKPSKPGFFPLFPGSIDEKSSQNKLPDPPVDDGDDELSSSLSLSLAFPFPVKEQSAKSAPKTEQLLPETHHVNTSLLLFGGFPDT, from the exons GAAGTTTCAGCTGAGAAAAAGTTTGGCAAGGTTTCTCTCTTTGAGAATGTTTGTATGAGAGCAGAATCTGGGACATGTAACGTTTGTGCCGCTCCTTGCTCATCTTGTATGCATTTCAATCGAACTGTATCGGTTATGGAATCAaaaattgaggatgatttttcCCATGAAATCTGTAAGGGAAAGGAACCACTTTTTAAGAGCAGAGCATGTGATGACCGGCAGCATGCCACCAGTGAAGCCAGTAACTTATTCAGTGCCAGTTCAAGTCATGATTCATTATCTGAAAATGCTGAAAGTAAAGCAACGATGAGGACATGTGACACATCTGATGCATTCGAAGATGTTGACATGCTACCAAAATTTTCATCTGGCAGCAACCTTGGGGAAGGTAAGCTGCACACCACACAATGCAATACTGTTGCTCAAAGTGCTGTCACTTCTCATGTAAGCATACCATCTGCATTGGGTCAAAGAACCTTGAGACAAGGTGAGGAGCACCAGGGGCCAGAATGTCATGGCGATAATATATCATGCGTTACTGGAGTCAAAGATGGAAATTTACCAGTCAGCAGCCCTAATGTCGACTCAAACAGGAAGAAAGTATCATACAGTGCTGCTTCGACTAGTAGCTTTGTTGTGGGAGGCTCTGAAGAGGCTGAAAAGGCAGTTCAAGTTCAAAATGCTCCCGGTTGTTTGACTGATTCTCATCATGAAATAGAAGAGAGCAAGCACAATTCCTTGAGGCCAAGTATATCCACTAAAGACACTTCTCAGAAAAAGAGGTCTGGCTTCAGTTCGGCAACTGATGGTGTATCAGAGTGCCCTTCTTCAAAAGATGTTTGTGAAGGCGGTGGGATGCAGAAATCACAGCTTCCACATTCTCATTCCGAAAGCAAATCATTCTCTCGTGGAGATCCCAGAGATGTGGAAGAAAATTCAAGTTCCCAGCTCCAGGCAGGACCTTCTGAATGCTCCACTGAACATTTGGAATCTTCGTTGGCAGGACAAGTGACAATTTCTAGTGGTGATGGGCAGAAGAAATCTGCTGCAGTCAACTCTTCTAATATTATCCATTCAAGTATTGAAGATGGTAAAGAAAATCTTGGCAGAGCCAATTCTTCGCCTGGTGCTTTGATGAAAATTCATCCATGCTCTGAAACTGAAATTGACACGGATGGTAGGGACCCTCGGGCCGAATCTATGAAACATTCAGATGTAAACCAACAATTTGAAAAATCCAAAGCTGTGTTTGAAGCATCTGATAAACAGGGTACGACATTACAATCTCCTATCTCCAACAGTGAGCATTCGGGATCAGATATTGTGGAGGATGAT GTAAAAGTCTGCGATATATGTGGAGATGCAGGTCGTGAGGAGATGCTTGCTATTTGTAGCAGATGTAGTGATGGTGCAGAGCACAT CTATTGCATGCGAATAATGCTGGATAAAGTTCCGGATGGTGATTGGCTATGTGAAGAATGCCAGCTCAAGGACGCTGAAAAACAAAATCTGGATAAGATTGAAACAGAACCAGCAGCACCGAAGGCGCCTTCCTTGAGTGAAAAAAGTCAAAGCTCCAACCCGAAGCTTTTGCTAAAGTTGGATGCCAAAGCACAGGAAGAAGAAGCAGACCAGGCCACAAAAGTTATCACAAGTCCCCGGCTCTCCACTAAAAGACATGCCGAAAGTCTGGAGGTCACTTCTCTGTCAAAGAAAGTAGCTATTGAAACAAGTACTGGGTTGCCTGGGATGGCCATCCTGAGCAAGAAATCTGAATTGTCTAGAGAGAGTTCATTCAAGCACTTGGATGCGGGGAAAGTAAAGGCTGCCCATTCAGTACCTTCATCTGGAAGTCACGCTGCCAATGGTTCTCAGGAGActtctcattctctttctacTGCTGGTCCTAATGCATCAAAGTCACAAGGACAACTTCAGTCACCTCGGG GTCCTCTTTCAAGATCATCTACCTTCAACAGCTTACCCTCAAAACCCAAAGTCAAACAGCTATCAGAAGATTTTTCTCTAAAGCAAAAATTGGCAAGAGAGTCTTCTATTAGTGGCACAAGAAAAGATGGATTAACAAGGACAATTGGCAAATCAATGTCCTTCAAAAGCACAAGCTTAAGCCACTTAAATTCCGAGTCAAAAGCTAAAATTCTGTCACCTAATCTCTCTCGTGATGTGGATCTAAGAGGCTTGAAGCAAGGGAAAGAACAAACGGTAATAGAAAGGAAGAATTCTTTTAGATCGGATCGCCCTGTGGTCAGTTCGTCATCAGCGGCTGTTATCAGCACGTCTCTTCCGAAGTTTGATTTGAAAAATTCAATACGTGGTGAAACCATACCATCACATTCCTTGGTGAACAATTCCCATGATCCAAAGGCTACACAACGCGATGCAAATCGACATAATTCATCCAAACCAGCTGTTCTGATTGCTAATAAAGGATCAGAAAATGTGATTGCCCATG ATGGATGTGAAGCAAAGAAGCAATCTTCTCTAGCCCACGGTCTTGGGACTCCCTCTTCTAATGGCATATGCAGTTCTGAGGATCAAAAATCATGCCAAGTTGGCCCTAAGGAAGATGCAACGGCAAATTCTTCATCGGCTGCTGATAAATTTTGTGGTGGCCCTGATGTGCATATGACAGATGTCCCACCTCAATCCCGGGAATCCACCAACCGAGATGGAAAACCCAAGGATGCTTCTGCTTTGAGCTGGTTGAGGCAGACAGTTTCATCTGGAAGTAAAAATATCCGATGCCATAGATGTAATGAAATGGGCCACGATGCACAACTCTGCAAAGCTGGCTCTATACAGGTTTCTGCTCTTAAGCCTTCTGCTGTAAAGAACTTGAGGGAGGTGACCAACAAAAGCAGCAAGTGGAAGGGTGCAGTAGCGGCAGTATCAAGGActaaaatgcataaaaatgatagACTGCCTGATCAATCTGATGAGTTACCCATGTCAAGTACTAATATGAGCTGTGAAGTTGCTTTCAAAGATCAATTGTCAAGTTCTTCAGGTTGTGTGGCGAATTTGCCTTCCCCAGGTGGGACAGTTTTGCGGAAGGAGGCTTTGAGGCGCTCTGTAGCTGATTCCAGTAAAGCTACAACTATTGTCAATGTTAAGCAGCAAGGTGCACATGCAACAGAAGCAGTTTGTGCTCCCAGAGAAGCAGATCTGAATGTTGTTCCTACCATTTCAGATGAAACTAAGCTGAAGCCTTCCATGATAAACTTGCCTATTCAAGCTCCTGCAGTTGCCAATCCTTCAAGAATTTCAGCCATTCCAGAGCATGACCACATATGGCA TGGCAGTTTTGAAGTGCAGAGAAGTGGAAGACTTCCTGACTTCTATGATGGGATTCAAGCTCACATGTCAACTTGTGCATCACCAAAAGTTCTCGAAGTGGTGAAAAACTTCCCTTCCAGAGTTCGGTTGGAGGAAGCTCCTCGACTGACCTCATGGCCCATGCAGTTCCAGGGAAACTGCACCACAGAAGATAACATTGCTCTCTACTTCTTTGCCAGAGATCTTGAGAG TTACGAAAGAAATTACAAGAAGCTGTTGCAAAATATGTCTGAGAATGATTTAGCTCTCAAAGGAAACGTTGATGGAATTGAGCTTCTGATATTCCCATCAAACCAGCTACCTGAGAAATCCCAGC GTTGGAATAGATTATTCTTCCTCTGGGCCGTATTCAGAGAAAGAAAATGGAACTGTTCAGAATCCCTCGCTGACTCTCACAAGAAGCTTTGCGGAGCCACCTTGGATGCAGAGCCCACAGAACAGGATTTGCCCACCCCTGTCACTGATAAGGAATTGTCCAGATATGACAGATCTCCCGAAGCAAGAGTTGTAAAGTCGAGCATTGGAGATTTACCATCATTATCATCTTCTGGACGAGTGGAAGGGAACTGTTAcacaaaagaatcatctcttgatCAGAGGTCTTTGAGTTATCATGAATTTAATCAGTCTTCAGTTGTGGAGAAACATACGCCAGACAGGCACACTTCATGTTCATTTCCTGAAATCCGCCCATCAGTAAGTGCTAGCCAGCAGGCTAGTCTACCTGCGACAAGTCCATTGTTAAGGATAACAACAAATGATGCCCAGTTGTGCTCAGAAGTGAAAGGGAACAGCGCTTCATTG AAAGAAGTCTATAGAGATTCCAAAAGCGGAAACAGTACTGAGCTTCGACCTTGTGTTCAAGCAGCTAGTGTACAAATAGATCTTAATAAAG GTGCTGAGGGCAGTGGAGGCCAGGAGAACTTGAAGGACTTGGATAGAGAGAAGTCGATGAATAATAGCACTTGTTTAGAGAGTGACAAGCATGGAGATCTAATAATGAAAGAACAGAGCAGCTGGGAGTTGCGATCCAGCAGAAAACGTCTGCACCCAAATTCTTCAGAGATGGTCTCAGAAGCTTCTGGAATATTGTTGAACCGGGAAAGTCGGACAATGCCATGGGGAGGGAAGGCAGAGCGCATACAGATTGATGGGGAGAATGAATGCAAGAAAATGAAGGCCTACAATGATTCGTGTGTCGGGAGCAGTACTAGAGAGCAGATTTTGGGAGAAGGGTTTTCTTCAAAGATGCTTGGCATGGATCCTGGCTTCCTGAAGGAGCAGAAAGGTGACTGTGTTTATGACTACAATATGCCTGAGAGCTCGAAAGCTGCTGAAATGTTCTTCTTTCCAGTGGATACGAGTCCCATCAGCAACTGCAAATCGGGCAACTCCGCACAATGGAAAATACTTCAATCAGACAGGGACCCACCAGAACTTGACATTCCAAATCTCGAACTTGCATTGGGGGCCAAGAAGAAACCATCAAAACCAGGTTTCTTTCCTTTGTTTCCTGGGTCAATTGATGAGAAGAGCAGCCAAAACAAACTGCCAGATCCGCCAgtggatgatggtgatgatgagctGTCTTCATCACTTTCTCTCTCCCTAGCATTTCCTTTCCCTGTGAAGGAACAATCTGCAAAATCAGCTCCAAAGACAGAGCAGCTCTTGCCTGAGACACACCATGTGAACACATCGCTGTTGCTCTTTGGCGGCTTTCCCGACACTTGA